Below is a genomic region from Bacillota bacterium.
AGGTATACTGCCCGTGATGCTTTCCTTTGTGATGCTCTTCCATTCTTTCGGCATCGAGGGCGAGACCGCCAGGGTGATCTACCATGGATTTGCATATATATTTTTCGGCACCGCTCTTACCATCGTCATGGTTCCCTACAACGCCATCCTCTCCGACATGACCTCCGATTATGATGAAAGAACCTCGTTCATGCTTGTCAGGATGGTCATGTCCGGCGGGGCAGCCCTTGTCTGCGCCGTGGTTCCCAGCCTCATCATCAAGAGCGTCGGGGGAGAAATCAACGGCCCCGCCCAGAAAAACGGCTACCTGGTGATGGCAGCCATCTTTGCCGTCATCTTCGGTGCATGCTGGCTCTCCACTTTTCTGGGCACAAAAGAACGGGAGGATCTTCCCGAACCGGAGAAAATAACCCTGTTTGACTCCTTCTCCGTTTTTGGATGCAAGCCCTACCGCAATTTCCTCGGTATCTTCCTGACCTACCAGATTGCCATTGATCTTGTGCTGGCCATATTCATCTTTTACGTCGACCTGGTCATCCTGAAATACAACCACTACGAGCTTCTCATCGGCACCCTGCTCGTTTCACAGCTGGTCCTTCTGGGGCTGCAAGGCCGGCTCGCCAGAAAAAAGGGCAAGGTCTTTCCTCTCTTTGTAGGCTTCCCCATCTGGATAATCACCGCGATCCTGTTCATCTTTGTGAACAGGAGCACCCCCATCCCGGTGCTGATACTCTTCGCCGTCCTGATCGCCGTGGGCGCATCGGCCGGAAATCTTGTCACCTGGACCATGTTGACGGACATCTTTGATCTTGACGAGATCGTTACGGGCAAGAGGAGGGAAGGACTGTACAGCGGCATGACCACGTTTTTGAGAAAAGTTGCCAGCGGTGTGGCCATATTCATTCTGGGGGTGGGGTTGAATATGCTTGGTTTTGACCAGAACCAGTACAATCTTCTGCGAAGCTCCGCTGCCGAATTTGATCATTCCGCCTACGCCGGGATGGCCGTGGTTGCCGGTGTGAAATGGATGTTCATCCTGATACCCATCATCTTGCTCTCGATCTGCCTCATCTTTGCTTTCAACAACAAGGTCAGCAAGCGGCGTTTCGATGCTGTGCTCAAGGGAATAGAGAACCTGAAGGAAAAAGGCGACCTGTCCGCCCTTTCTGCCGAGGAAATCGCCGACATCGAGACGGCAACGGGGGTAAAAAGCAATCTTCTCTACCGATAGGGTAGCGGCTGCCTGCCGTCCCTCGACCCATGGGGCTGTACCGACAGAAGCGGGACGGCAAAATCGGGGTCACATGGCCTGCAACAGGCAACCCGATTGAATGGAACGGAACCCGAAGCGGGATCAGGCGATGGAACGGCGGAACTGGCGAGCGGCCACCAGTGACATCACGGCGGCGAAGATCAGCATGGCCAGGATCCCCTTTCCGATCGAAGCCGACCAGAGCCCAATCCCGACAAGCTCGCGCAGTGGCCCCACCGCATAGGAAAGCGGGTTCCAGCGGGCAATGGCCTGCAACCAATCCGGCATCGCCTCCACCGGGAACATGGCATTGCTGGCAAACATCAGGGGCATGGTCAGGAAATTGACGAGGACCATGAGGGTTTCGTGGGAATGTATTACCGCCCCCAGCGACAACGAAATGCCGGAGACCCCGAAGCTGAAAAGAAAAACGATGACCACGATCAGGAGAAAACCGATGGGCCCGCTGGCAATGCGGACGCCGAGAAACATGGCAATGATGGCAATAATGGTCACTTGCATTATGCTTTGAATAGCGGCGGCCAGCATCTTGCCCATGGGGATCGCTGCCCGGGAAATGGGGGCGGCCAGCATCTTGTTCAGGTACCCGAAACGCCGATCCCAGACCACACTCATCCCGCCGAAGATGCTGCCAAAAAGGGAAGTCATGACCATGATCCCCGGGGTCATGAAGACCAGGTAATTATCGACGCCGATCATTTTTGCCGCAAACGGATTGCTGGTCAATCCGGTCAGAGCATTGCCCATGAAGAGAAGCCAGATCAACGGTTGGATCACCGTCATCAGAATACGGGCTTTCTGGCCGAAAAATTTTTTCAGCTCGCGCCAGCATACCCAGTAGATATCGCCAAGCCGCAGCCCGGCCGCAATATTTCCGGTTTTGTTGATTTCTGTTTCCGCCTTCATCTGCGTGCCCTCCTCATGGCAAACATCTGTTTGTAAACTGCCTCCCTGTTTCCCCCTGCCTCGTCACGCAGCCCCCTGCCGGTATGGGACAGATAAACATCATCCAGCGTGGGTCTCTTGAGGGTGACAGATTCAATCTTCACCCCGTTGTCCTGGGCCACCTCGAAAATCTGCGGCAGAAGAAAATCACCGTTCCGGGCCACAACAATATGCTCCTCCTTGCTGCGCTGCGAAATTTCCTTGACATCTGGCAGCGCTTGCAGTGCCGCCAGTGTGGATGCGGCTGCCGTCTGGGGAGCATCGGCCAGACGGAAGAAGATCACATCGCCGCCAAGCTGGTCTTTCAAGGTTCCGGGTGTGTCGATGGCCTTGATCACGCCGCGGTCAATGATGGCAATGCGGTCACAGAGAGCATCGGCCTCGTCCATGTAATGGGTCGTCAGAAAGATGGTCATCGCGTTTTCATTGCGCAGCCGCTCGATATAGTGCCAGATCTCGTGACGCGTCTGGATATCCAGGCCCAGGGTGGGCTCGTCCAGAAAAAGTACGCTGGGGCGGTGGATCAGGCCGCAGG
It encodes:
- a CDS encoding MFS transporter, with amino-acid sequence MKDLKTKLSYGSGDIYGGGALLIFSLLYMNYLVLVENIPVVFVTTIILIGKIWDAITDPLVGRISDRTRSRFGRRRLYFLIGILPVMLSFVMLFHSFGIEGETARVIYHGFAYIFFGTALTIVMVPYNAILSDMTSDYDERTSFMLVRMVMSGGAALVCAVVPSLIIKSVGGEINGPAQKNGYLVMAAIFAVIFGACWLSTFLGTKEREDLPEPEKITLFDSFSVFGCKPYRNFLGIFLTYQIAIDLVLAIFIFYVDLVILKYNHYELLIGTLLVSQLVLLGLQGRLARKKGKVFPLFVGFPIWIITAILFIFVNRSTPIPVLILFAVLIAVGASAGNLVTWTMLTDIFDLDEIVTGKRREGLYSGMTTFLRKVASGVAIFILGVGLNMLGFDQNQYNLLRSSAAEFDHSAYAGMAVVAGVKWMFILIPIILLSICLIFAFNNKVSKRRFDAVLKGIENLKEKGDLSALSAEEIADIETATGVKSNLLYR
- a CDS encoding ABC transporter permease — its product is MRLGDIYWVCWRELKKFFGQKARILMTVIQPLIWLLFMGNALTGLTSNPFAAKMIGVDNYLVFMTPGIMVMTSLFGSIFGGMSVVWDRRFGYLNKMLAAPISRAAIPMGKMLAAAIQSIMQVTIIAIIAMFLGVRIASGPIGFLLIVVIVFLFSFGVSGISLSLGAVIHSHETLMVLVNFLTMPLMFASNAMFPVEAMPDWLQAIARWNPLSYAVGPLRELVGIGLWSASIGKGILAMLIFAAVMSLVAARQFRRSIA
- a CDS encoding ATP-binding cassette domain-containing protein — translated: MKSTEKADPAIVVTDLQKTYRGGIEAVKKISFRIERGEIFGFLGPNGAGKSTTIMMLTTLISPTGGSAVVNGLDIVKDSYRVRTQLGYVSQELAVDDNLTGYENLVLQARFYHIPGSQVASRINEVLKLVGLGDRARDRVEFYSGGMRKRLDIACGLIHRPSVLFLDEPTLGLDIQTRHEIWHYIERLRNENAMTIFLTTHYMDEADALCDRIAIIDRGVIKAIDTPGTLKDQLGGDVIFFRLADAPQTAAASTLAALQALPDVKEISQRSKEEHIVVARNGDFLLPQIFEVAQDNGVKIESVTLKRPTLDDVYLSHTGRGLRDEAGGNREAVYKQMFAMRRARR